The genomic DNA CAGAATTTCTATTCCTGGGTTTGTGATTCTACCCGTGGACTATTTTTGAGGAACTGTCACACGTGGCATTTGAAGCATATATGCATGTGCAGGAATAGATCATTATGCAGATTTCtggaaacagcagagtgaagggagagagggaagtaAGTGCCTGAGAGCAGGAAATAAGCAGATATGCTGTCAGTTGCATCTGATGAGGTGatgagtttttttattttttggcgTGAAGAGGATTAAAGAAGCTGTTTGTGTTAACCTGTGATCCTGTCTGACACGGTGTGGTGTCATTCCTTATCCAGCAAGTTGATGAAAGACTAcggctgaggaaaaaaaagctgcatcTCTGTTCATACGAGCGATAGATTGATGCCAATTAATGttgctttgtctgtttgtgctgTGGTCGTATATCAGTCGCAGGAGCAgatagaggaggagagggagagggtgaaCGCCTCCATGTTGACCCTGGAGGAAGAGCTGGAGAGCTGCAGAGACGAGAGCCAGCAGTGGAGGACACAGCTGGAGGTCACCACGGAGGAGCTGCACAACACCAGAGAAGAGTTAGTGTCTATAAATCACTTGTTCTCAAGTCCATCACATAAAAGTAACCGCAAGCATAAACGACTTAGACAAATATGAATACTTCACACTCGCACTCGtcttatttgaatttaaaatacaGGTGTATTTTAACACAGTTAGACAACGTGTGGGATCTTCCTTTTGCAGTTTTAAGGCGTGAATTACAAACGTGACACACATCAGAATcatctgtaaaatgtaaaaatcgATTCTGAAGTTTTAGAACACACcctgtgtctgttgtttgtctcaaaaaaaaaccacataaGTACGCGGTAAAGTCATTTTTCAaagagtgaaggaaaaaaaaaaaatctttaatttaTGCTCAACCAAACCTGACTGTGGAACCATACCATTCCTTTGGACTCAAAGTATATCATTCCACTTTGGTCAAGCATCAAAAACgcctttgttgttgctgctggtttttttttttcaacactggAGCATGAGCTCAAAGACGTGCTCACTGAAAAGTTTGCTGTTAAAAAATGAATCCCTGTTTTTGGCTCACTCACCCACCAGATAACATTTCTCTGGAGTTATTTTTAATGCATGCCCTCCTTCACTGTACTCTTCACTCAGCAGGAGCAGGAAACCTGTCAGCAGTCgaatgtgagagagaaaatcatcgtATTTGCTCCGAGTAGATTTAGACTTTTAGTTTCCACCAGAGTTTGTTCCCTGAAAATCCCCCCGCACGGCTTGTTCTGTGTGTCAGGGCCGATTTGTTCTGGTCATTAGATTCAGACTGGTGGATCCTACTAACTGTAATCTGGTGATAATAAACCCAATCATGTCAATCCTGCAAACTAATCAAGGTTGCACCTGATTATGTCTGTTATCAAGTGATTTTAATCCATGTGACATCAATATTTTATGATCCTTTAATTGCAGAGTTTCTCCTTTTAatgagttttgtgtgtgtgaatgtgtgtgtgtagaagtaCTGTCTCCTAATATCTACCTTCTTTCCACAGGCTCCTGAAATCCCACTTGGAGAAGGAAGAATTTGAGAATAAGCTTAAGGATGTTCAGGATTCACTTCTCGCCACTAAGAAACAAATGTCTGCGTCTGACGATAACTCTTCTGTAGAAGAGGTAATTCCTGTTTCGTCTCGAGGCAGAACACAGATTATGTTCCCTGTGTGGGTGAAATGCAGGGGCTCATCTCCTCTCCCTTACAGAACGTTTTCACAGCTAAAGCAGCTGTGAGCTTTCCTTTGGTCAAAAGTTCAGATTGtgtgtctttcattttcaaaaaccacACACGCTCACGTGCCTTGTGCTCATCTTGGCAcggtagtattattattattattattattatgcaccCTGGCACATTCCTCTTGCTCAcgcatgcattttttttttcatctctaaTTACTTATCCCAAGGAGCTTCAGCGTTGCCATGACAATCTGAAGCGGACTCGCGCCGATCTGTACAAACAAAAGGGCGAGTTAGACGAGAAGACCAGAGCCCTTCAGGCCCTGAAGAAAGCCAGCGAAGAGAAGGAGGCGGAGCTTGTGTCTGAAATCAGCAGGTTGAAGGAGCAGTCGAAGAAAGACAAAGCCGAACTGGAAAAGGAGCTCGAGAAAGTGAAGGAGGTGCAACGTCTACATTATTGTATTATGTGTGTGAATAAGCAAGAcaaatattactttaaaaacagaaatatgttcCATATTTTACGTGTAATTCTTAACTCAAAAAGGTATTTCCAATGCcttaaaacaatgaatgaatgtaaaatgtctAGTTTTTGTATGAATGTCAAAACTCAATCAATAATGCTTTATCACTACAGCCATCATCTGGAGCTTCAGCAAGGACTGTGTTGGATCACGGCAGCAACATGGAGCTGCAGGAAGCCAACACTCGCCTCAGAGAAAGACTGGCACGAATGGTACAGTTCAAAAATCgaaaagcagcacacacacacacacacacacacacacgcttactGTACAAGTTCAAAATAGATGTGCTCCCACACAGATGCTATTTTCAAACAAGAGataatttaaagtaaataagACAAACTCAAAATAGACTAATCCCTGCCAGATACATTTGCATATGCATTGTGCTCCATGTGAGCGTAACACCATCGTATTACAGCTGTTTAAAGTGCTTTGATGCTTAAATCTTGTGTGTTTCGTAGAAGCCTCCCTCTCAAAATGCAAGACAACTTAACAGTGCAACAGTGAGACATTACCTCATTACCTTTCATTCTATGACTCTGCCTCTCTCCATCATAACATAACGCCGTCCCTGACCTGCGTGAATAAATAGAACGTTTCCTCACTGTACAGACGAGGCTTCACTCCAGTGCACCGCGCAGCTCGGAGACGGAGGAGGCGGTGGAAGCTCTGGAGGATGAGAACCGCTCCCTGAAGTCTCAGCTGGAGGAGGCCAAAAGAGCGACCACCCGTCTGAGCAAGGAGAGGGACGAGCTGACCCGGCGgctggaggagagagacctGGAGAGGGAGGCGCTGCGGAGAGGCAAGATTGACCTGGAGGATCAGAAGAGGCTGCTGGACCGAGCCCTGGAGAAGATTAACAAAGAGGTGGGTGTTAGGGTCACAGCTACAgcagggatgttttttttttgtctcacctGTGCCTCCTTCACTGTCAGATGGAGATAATGATGGAAGATTCCCGTCAGTCTGTGGTAGCGCTGCACACACAGCTTGACGACTACAGGGAGCGCTCGAGGAAGGACCTGCTGGAGGCGCAGCGCAACAATAAAGAGCGGCTGGCCGAGCTGCAGAGAACCCAGAGCAACCTGAAGGCCCAGCAAGACGAGGTGATTGGTCCAGACTGAAAGAGCCAAGAACGAGTGGATGtattcacataaaatctgtcacacacacttgaaTCGTCCTCAGGATGGTTTGTAATTAAACTTCAATGATTCAACTGAGATTATTCCTAGTTGAATGCCATTGCCAAGTCAAAATCTTACACTCTCTTGCACTTTTAATGAGCAAATACCTGCCAAATGAATTAGATTTTTATTCCATTATCTTTCCGTTATTTAAATTTAgtcagagggagaggaaaagttaaaaaaggTTTAAGAAGGTTAAAGGTATATTAAGAgtcttaaaaatgttaaaagacgtaaaagaaataaagatttcACTGAACGGAAGATAAATGTCGTATATCCTGCACTGTTTTTCCTCCAGATTTCTCGTCTGAAGAAGGACCTGCTGGTGTGCAGCGAGGAGAGAGACAACGCTCAGCTGGAGAGAGACCTCCTCAGCAACCGCCTCAAACACCTGGAGAGTGAGCTGGATTCAGAGAAGATCACCCACACAGATCGCAGCAGGGAGATCAGGAGTCTGGaggtgaggtcaaaggtcgATGGGTGCGAGTAAAATTAAGGATGCAGTGGTCTTTGACTGTGTAACTTCTGACGATTCATTTGCGAGTTGATACTTTGTTTAGTGTTATTTGTGCGCCGCATCTAAAAACAGGCTTTGTGTGTATAGatcagttttatttgttatttacacatgtttgtgtgcgtgaAGCATGAAGCATTTATCTGGACAAACTGTTTAATTACCAGGTTATTTGAGATGTGGAATTCACCTCTGAAAAGCTTCTTTGTGTTCAGTCAGTCATACGCTAACCTGTTTGCAcggcaacacaagatctaagCGCTGCTACGCTGTGAAACACGgcgagagtcgtgtggagcagTAAAAAGTTACGCGTTtgcagttttaaataaaaaacaaaacgggAGCGAGTCATGTATTTGAAGTTGAGGTATCACTAAgatctaataaaataaatgtgttcatctCCTTATCTCCTTATCTGCGTGCGTGTTAACAGGATAGAATTAAGACCCTGGAGATTGAGCTGGATGAGGAGCGGAGCGGCGTGGAGCTTCTGAACGACCGCATTACACGTAGCAGAGATCAGGTGCcgcagaaaaaagacatttgaatacACATGCAAATAAGGACGAGGCTTTTCCGTGTTGAACCGATAATGGCTTTCACTTAcaccacttcctcctcttctcaggTGGACCAGCTACGCTCAGACCTGATGCAGGAGCGGTCAGCGAGACACGACCTGGAGATGGACAAGAGTGCATTTGAGAGACAGGTACCGTTTCAGTCATTCAGTGCCAGGACCgacacacaagtcacacaaaCGCTCAAATCACGTGTTTTATATTCGCTTCACTATATCAACCCCCCCCCCAGGTGAAGGAGCTGAGGTCTCGTGTGGCAGACATGGAGGGACAGACCCGGCCCTCGGCTGGAATCACCCTGCTGGAAAGCAAAATCCAAGAGTTAGAGGAGAGACTTCGCAGTGAAGAAAGGTACAAAAGAAACTGCATTTGTATATAAAGTTAcagttttaaattttaaatatgttcGTATGGGTGCacaatcaccaaaaaatgttttaaaggtttttataaCCTTATTATcagccttttatatgtatttaggCAATGGATTTGCTTTATGGATAACCTTTTAAGGTTACTATGCAAATAAAGAACAACATTCCTTCttattaacacaaaaaaacggaaaaaaataaaaaaggaaaggtgAACGGTGAGTCCTCTGCAGGctgaccactagatgtcacaaattcttacacactggacataaGCTATGTCCAACCAGTGTCaggtatttaatttaataagtaactacaaaaaaaactagcTTCAAGATAATTGTCCACTATCTGCACAAAGCTTTGTTGTAGTATAATGTGCATTCTGAATTTCTCCCCACAGAGAGAAGGCCACCATCCAGGCAGCTCATCGACGAAATGAGAGAAAACTAAAGGAGCTAAATGCCACGTTAGACCAGGAGAGGAGCCAGCATGTGGAGCAAAGAGATCAGGTAAACATCAAGACTGCAAGTAAATATCTTTGTTTACGTCTGTGCTAGTTAAACACTAACCAATTAAAACAATACTTTCATCATTCAAaggaaaaactgtttatttGCACAACAGCTAGCCTTCTTCTACAAACTGATACACAACCCATAAACGTAAAATTCATAATTCAAATAAACTATTGCTGTAATATGTAACAGCTGAGTTTAGAAGCACTAGAGTTAACACTAGACGTTTGATATTATTCCAGAGCTGAGCTTAAACAAAAGCTTTAGCGACACATTTAGTGAACAGATGGGCTCAGTTTTCACTATAACTATCAAATACGTGGTTGTCTCCAGTTTCCTGACTCTGTTTCTCTTCTGCTAATCTACATACTGTGCAGTTTTCATCATGTAATAAGAATAGTCGATGGTTGATTGCTTCTTTTAAATAAGCCTAACAATCTCATGTGTGCTGCACTCTTTCTAACCCACTCCCACTCTCACTCAGTCACCAGAATGCCCTCTGACCTCCTTCCCTGATCGtctttctccttcctctgccTTTTTTTACCGACCATAGTTGCCCTGACCACATATCCACCAAACCCATGGCTTTAACACCTGCTTAGTCTTACTCCTTCCTGTTCTGCTCCCCACATCCTCACCCATGACCTCCTCTGCTCCCCTCTAACCCCCTGCGTCTCCCTCTCCGTCCCCAGCTGTCCCTGCGCGTGAAGGCCTTGAAGCGGCAGGTCGACGAGAGTGAACTGGAGGTGGAGCGCCTCGAGGGAGTCCGCCGCAAGGTTCTCAGAGActtggaggagcagcaggagctccAGGAGGTGCTGCAGGCCAAAGTCACAGCGATGGAGTCTGAACTCAAGTAGGACTTCAGTTATTATCCCAAACCTTAGATTTGAAGGCAGCTGATACAGTCACTGGCCACTTCTTTAGGtatcatgtgtacctaataaagtgctCTGtgaggtcttctgctgctgtcagaAGAGGAGATGATGAGTATAAGCAACAACTGGCACGACCTAAGAACAAAAacatccttcacatgagggtctcaTAAACATTTAGAGAAGaatcattttcaccattttcatTGCAGTTCAACAACTTACTGTCCATCTATCCAAAATAGATTCATCTTCcacgctttattctccacatgaggattgccgggggcgctggtgcctatcccagctgacatagagcgatcAGCAGtccacaaacaaccattcactctcacagtcaatccagagtgtccaattgacctaatccacAAATCTGCATGCTTTCGGACTgtggaggaaaccagagaacccggttAAAcccgcccccccacacacacacacacacacatgcaaaaccttgctgcaaaggcaagaataCTCACCACTATACCAACCGCGTGGCCATCTTGACCATGTCCACATGTCTAAATGCATTGAATTGCTGCTATGTATTTGACTAACATTGATGATTTACCTAATAATgatgtacctaataatgtggctaGTGAATGTATTTGATATTGTTCCACAAACGATCTAAAATTCTCAGCTGAACTTTCAGTATTTAACAGGAAACTGTGTCAGTAGTGCCATGTATTTCCTTTACACTAGATGGCACTAAATAGTAACTAAGATTACAGGCCTGCATCCATTCAAGTGCAGTGTATGAAAGCGTCACTCATgttgtgctgtttgtgtttttttgtttgtgtgtgtgtgtgtgtgtgtgtgtgtgtcaggcggAAGTCACAGCACACGCACCGAGCAGCTCTGGGATCCTCCACTTTAAGCTCTGAGGACGAGGACGGTTTCTATGACACCAACATCTCCTCCAATCCTGCATAACAGGCCACCTCCAGGACCTCCCATCAGCTAGAAGAAGACCACTAAAGGAATACAGAAATATTCTCGGTGCAAAAACTGTCAGTGAAATTCACTCAGGACATCAAGGTTCTGACTGTGTGAAGAACTCCATTGCCACGTAGCTCCAGACTCGCCGTGCAGTTTCTcgtagttttgtttttagtgcagACGGGGATGTCAGGATCATTAGAGTTTCTCAAGCCTTCAGCTGTGATCATGATTGCTTCTTTACTCTTATCTCTCATGACATCCACACGCTTTTTCTTGTTGAAGAGATTAATTACAGTCAGAGTTTTACTTCAGCTTAAAttcccttttctgtttttttttacgccGCTTTTCATTTACTGCGGTAGCACATTACTGTGGCGCGATTAATAGTCCAAGGTCACATGATCGTGAGGggtttcacaaatttaaatctgttttaaacCTAACGTTTCTTATGATATATTTGCTGGCGCGTGATTTCTTACAGTGGTCAGTGTTGTTGTAGCTCCAACAGTTTAATTGTGAAtcaaagagggtttttttttaccttttgaaTGTGACAGTAATGGACAATTTACACTGAGCCTATATTTTTTACAGATGTGCATACGTGTTAGTCGAGACAATCAGATATACATACAGTAACACTATAAATCCTCTGAGCTCAATTTTCTACTCCCGTGAACACATTTCTAAATGTGTACGTGTGCACGGTTTCGCTCAAACACTGTTAACTTtattttcacgtctttatttaaATGGAGTGTCGTCCCTGCATGTGCTCTCTttatgctgctgttgttgtaatGATTTAAATAGTATTCCGTGTGCTTGCTTTTTGCCTGTGTCTCCTGTGCATTCCATATGGAAATATCTTTACCTTAGATTACCTTCGATATTTCTCCCGAGTTGCACCTTTCTGTCCTGAACGCGGATTATAATCTGCTACATTTTGTTGGTGTTATTCTCGTTGAAACGTGTCACGTTGAAACTTTGTACAGAGGTGTTGCTGCGAGCAGAGTGTGTATATTAAGCTGCTTGTCATATTTGATGTGCGGCAAAGAGCTTTATAAGCGTTTCCAAGATTTTTTGACCAtgtgtataataaaaaaagaggtaTATTGCAAATGTGATCATTTCCCCgtctttattgatttttattgcttaatattgAAATAGTTTATTACTCATTTTAAGTACATTTACaatttgcctttgcagcaagaagacccgggttcgcaACCTgatcagaacaagggtctttctgcatggagtttgcatgttctccctgtgtgtgtgtgtgtgtgtgttctcccggttctccggtttcctaccacagtcctatgtcagctgggattggcaccagcgaccctcatgtggaggataaagcggtagaagatgaatgagtgaatgagtgagtgagtgaaagattGGCTTGACTTAAAGCAGGGACACTGTGACATATGGTTACTTGTATCGCAGTTGTGGCTCgtcagtgtatttatttatgatttatgtggcctgttgtgaatgtgaattatgtgatttaaaataagttttttattttttattattattttaggttcagttattttccatttatttaagGCTTGAAATGAACAGATTAAAACCAGTTGCCTGTTTTAGTTTTGTGGCTGAtcagtgtataaatgtatattttatgttattgtttaatttcttcTATATTTAGGCATtctttgtaaaaatgtacatgaaaaaaatatttatactgTGCTTTCCTAGTATTGACGTCCATTCAAAgtccatttattcatttacctGCTCTGATTTTTAATCACAAATTCAAACCGTGCTGCCAGGAGCAGTTTGTGATTGAATATCTTAACACTGTGGAGGAGCCAGGGATTGAACCCCAGCCCGCTCTCCCTACTGTTCTACAGCTGCACCATCTAAACCTGGGTTTTCTGTGAGCTCTTAAATGTTCCCCAACTTTTGCTTTGAACGTCAaaattgttttcttctgtttgtttttcttcattctctAATCGTCTGTGATACTCTCATGAACCGTCGTATCCCAGAGGAGCAGCTGTTGCATCATGCCCGCCTGCTTTGTTTACCCTGTGGGAGCAGTGCCAGTCAGCGGCAAGCCTGAACCAATGATTTCACCTACTGCACTGCACCACTTTCACCTctccgtgcacacacacaggccaatGGAGTCagtttgtataaataaatacagttttcctttttataaaaaagtaaaaacatgacTTTCCTACAAAAGTTACAACTTTTTACAAGGCAGCAGCACATGACATAGGGTTACAGACCAACAACATAACAAGTAACATTTACAAgacataaaatatcaaaattgtcataaaataaaatacgaATACaatttccataaaatgtcaaaatatgaaACCTAAAATGCATCAATTCAGTGATAAAAACCGGATTTGTGTAAAACAATTAAAGCCATATTTAATTCCAATAACGGGTAGAGTGAGTTCTCTTTCAACTgtaaggttgtgggttca from Solea senegalensis isolate Sse05_10M linkage group LG20, IFAPA_SoseM_1, whole genome shotgun sequence includes the following:
- the cgnb gene encoding cingulin isoform X7, with product MSTLSTDRKALVDYGVQIRFIKDLDDTGGVYPDKSKVNGATSPSNKYGVAVRVQGISGHPYVVLKDGEKGDSYGVQLNSQNSGSGSPSPYNSLPKPNKQPAEFTNPYNAAPNPAQSPVSLTEDEDGQIFGSPLKRPPGDGQAGTQGEEEGGAREKGKVENHKAVPKIKATASEAENGRDWSSNEEYNEAGLKPVYLNGVGPRGFKSTGSGFSGSLGRNSGKKLTTKFSSKSFPAPAASLDEEPVDMIDDNSLAPINKLISKFNSGTPGSAPQTRGRSGARQRLRFDERKRSRSLDARKDTTQEDSLPSPPSPTVNPYAVPLSTSSKSLTSSSTSIGGQPASVTKVSPPEAPKSSFKSPGMFATKNLPPSIAKKPDVPPRTLNKSTEMIVVEEAQVKSIFNIPKESTSESEGSLRRKVNPENETTGTSKKGGSNGSHQKTKLEELQEQLGRCRRDLEQAYDELAQERMARELAETRQRLLEDQLAELQEDLRRFSENSPHSDSLQTDVMTLQAELAEAALLRQRQEDVLHQRERELTALKGVLKEEVECHDREMENLREQYSQDMDNLRRTMEQVTQSQEQIEEERERVNASMLTLEEELESCRDESQQWRTQLEVTTEELHNTREDRSRKPVSSRMLLKSHLEKEEFENKLKDVQDSLLATKKQMSASDDNSSVEEELQRCHDNLKRTRADLYKQKGELDEKTRALQALKKASEEKEAELVSEISRLKEQSKKDKAELEKELEKVKEPSSGASARTVLDHGSNMELQEANTRLRERLARMKPPSQNARQLNSATTRLHSSAPRSSETEEAVEALEDENRSLKSQLEEAKRATTRLSKERDELTRRLEERDLEREALRRGKIDLEDQKRLLDRALEKINKEMEIMMEDSRQSVVALHTQLDDYRERSRKDLLEAQRNNKERLAELQRTQSNLKAQQDEISRLKKDLLVCSEERDNAQLERDLLSNRLKHLESELDSEKITHTDRSREIRSLEDRIKTLEIELDEERSGVELLNDRITRSRDQVDQLRSDLMQERSARHDLEMDKSAFERQVKELRSRVADMEGQTRPSAGITLLESKIQELEERLRSEEREKATIQAAHRRNERKLKELNATLDQERSQHVEQRDQLSLRVKALKRQVDESELEVERLEGVRRKVLRDLEEQQELQEVLQAKVTAMESELKRKSQHTHRAALGSSTLSSEDEDGFYDTNISSNPA
- the cgnb gene encoding cingulin isoform X2 yields the protein MSTLSTDRKALVDYGVQIRFIKDLDDTGGVYPDKSKVNGATSPSNKYGVAVRVQGISGHPYVVLKDGEKGDSYGVQLNSQNSGSGSPSPYNSLPKPNKQPAEFTNPYNAAPNPAQSPVSLTEDEDGQIFGSPLKRPPGDGQAGTQGEEEGGAREKGKVENHKAVPKIKATASEAENGRDWSSNEEYNEAGLKPVYLNGVGPRGFKSTGSGFSGSLGRNSGKKLTTKFSSKSFPAPAASLDEEPVDMIDDNSLAPINKLISKFNSGTPGSAPQTRGRSGARQRLRFDERKRSRSLDARKDTTQEDSLPSPPSPTVNPYAVPLSTSSKSLTSSSTSIGGQPASVTKVSPPEAPKSSFKSPGMFATKNLPPSIAKKPDVPPRTLNKSTEMIVVEEAQVKSIFNIPKESTSESEGSLRRKVNPENETTGTSKKGGSNGSHQKTKLEELQEQLGRCRRDLEQAYDELAQERMARELAETRQRLLEDQLAELQEDLRRFSENSPHSDSLQTDVMTLQAELAEAALLRQRQEDVLHQRERELTALKGVLKEEVECHDREMENLREQYSQDMDNLRRTMEQVTQSQEQIEEERERVNASMLTLEEELESCRDESQQWRTQLEVTTEELHNTREESRKPVSSRMLLKSHLEKEEFENKLKDVQDSLLATKKQMSASDDNSSVEEELQRCHDNLKRTRADLYKQKGELDEKTRALQALKKASEEKEAELVSEISRLKEQSKKDKAELEKELEKVKEPSSGASARTVLDHGSNMELQEANTRLRERLARMKPPSQNARQLNSATTRLHSSAPRSSETEEAVEALEDENRSLKSQLEEAKRATTRLSKERDELTRRLEERDLEREALRRGKIDLEDQKRLLDRALEKINKEMEIMMEDSRQSVVALHTQLDDYRERSRKDLLEAQRNNKERLAELQRTQSNLKAQQDEISRLKKDLLVCSEERDNAQLERDLLSNRLKHLESELDSEKITHTDRSREIRSLEDRIKTLEIELDEERSGVELLNDRITRSRDQVDQLRSDLMQERSARHDLEMDKSAFERQVKELRSRVADMEGQTRPSAGITLLESKIQELEERLRSEEREKATIQAAHRRNERKLKELNATLDQERSQHVEQRDQLSLRVKALKRQVDESELEVERLEGVRRKVLRDLEEQQELQEVLQAKVTAMESELKRKSQHTHRAALGSSTLSSEDEDGFYDTNISSNPA
- the cgnb gene encoding cingulin isoform X5, translated to MSTLSTDRKALVDYGVQIRFIKDLDDTGGVYPDKSKVNGATSPSNKYGVAVRVQGISGHPYVVLKDGEKGDSYGVQLNSQNSGSGSPSPYNSLPKPNKQPAEFTNPYNAAPNPAQSPVSLTEDEDGQIFGSPLKRPPGDGQAGTQGEEEGGAREKGKVENHKAVPKIKATASEAENGRDWSSNEEYNEAGLKPVYLNGVGPRGFKSTGSGFSGSLGRNSGKKLTTKFSSKSFPAPAASLDEEPVDMIDDNSLAPINKLISKFNSGTPGSAPQTRGRSGARQRLRFDERKRSRSLDARKDTTQEDSLPSPPSPTVNPYAVPLSTSSKSLTSSSTSIGGQPASVTKVSPPEAPKSSFKSPGMFATKNLPPSIAKKPDVPPRTLNKSTEMIVVEEAQVKSIFNIPKESTSESEGSLRRKVNPENETTGTSKKGGSNGSHQKTKLEELQEQLGRCRRDLEQAYDELAQERMARELAETRQRLLEDQLAELQEDLRRFSENSPHSDSLQTDVMTLQAELAEAALLRQRQEDVLHQRERELTALKGVLKEEVECHDREMENLREQYSQDMDNLRRTMEQVTQSQEQIEEERERVNASMLTLEEELESCRDESQQWRTQLEVTTEELHNTREDRSRKPVSSRMLLKSHLEKEEFENKLKDVQDSLLATKKQMSASDDNSSVEEELQRCHDNLKRTRADLYKQKGELDEKTRALQALKKASEEKEAELVSEISRLKEQSKKDKAELEKELEKVKEPSSGASARTVLDHGSNMELQEANTRLRERLARMTRLHSSAPRSSETEEAVEALEDENRSLKSQLEEAKRATTRLSKERDELTRRLEERDLEREALRRGKIDLEDQKRLLDRALEKINKEMEIMMEDSRQSVVALHTQLDDYRERSRKDLLEAQRNNKERLAELQRTQSNLKAQQDEISRLKKDLLVCSEERDNAQLERDLLSNRLKHLESELDSEKITHTDRSREIRSLEDRIKTLEIELDEERSGVELLNDRITRSRDQVDQLRSDLMQERSARHDLEMDKSAFERQVKELRSRVADMEGQTRPSAGITLLESKIQELEERLRSEEREKATIQAAHRRNERKLKELNATLDQERSQHVEQRDQLSLRVKALKRQVDESELEVERLEGVRRKVLRDLEEQQELQEVLQAKVTAMESELKRKSQHTHRAALGSSTLSSEDEDGFYDTNISSNPA
- the cgnb gene encoding cingulin isoform X1 → MSTLSTDRKALVDYGVQIRFIKDLDDTGGVYPDKSKVNGATSPSNKYGVAVRVQGISGHPYVVLKDGEKGDSYGVQLNSQNSGSGSPSPYNSLPKPNKQPAEFTNPYNAAPNPAQSPVSLTEDEDGQIFGSPLKRPPGDGQAGTQGEEEGGAREKGKVENHKAVPKIKATASEAENGRDWSSNEEYNEAGLKPVYLNGVGPRGFKSTGSGFSGSLGRNSGKKLTTKFSSKSFPAPAASLDEEPVDMIDDNSLAPINKLISKFNSGTPGSAPQTRGRSGARQRLRFDERKRSRSLDARKDTTQEDSLPSPPSPTVNPYAVPLSTSSKSLTSSSTSIGGQPASVTKVSPPEAPKSSFKSPGMFATKNLPPSIAKKPDVPPRTLNKSTEMIVVEEAQVKSIFNIPKESTSESEGSLRRKVNPENETTGTSKGGSNGSHQKTKLEELQEQLGRCRRDLEQAYDELAQERMARELAETRQRLLEDQLAELQEDLRRFSENSPHSDSLQTDVMTLQAELAEAALLRQRQEDVLHQRERELTALKGVLKEEVECHDREMENLREQYSQDMDNLRRTMEQVTQSQEQIEEERERVNASMLTLEEELESCRDESQQWRTQLEVTTEELHNTREDRSRKPVSSRMLLKSHLEKEEFENKLKDVQDSLLATKKQMSASDDNSSVEEELQRCHDNLKRTRADLYKQKGELDEKTRALQALKKASEEKEAELVSEISRLKEQSKKDKAELEKELEKVKEPSSGASARTVLDHGSNMELQEANTRLRERLARMKPPSQNARQLNSATTRLHSSAPRSSETEEAVEALEDENRSLKSQLEEAKRATTRLSKERDELTRRLEERDLEREALRRGKIDLEDQKRLLDRALEKINKEMEIMMEDSRQSVVALHTQLDDYRERSRKDLLEAQRNNKERLAELQRTQSNLKAQQDEISRLKKDLLVCSEERDNAQLERDLLSNRLKHLESELDSEKITHTDRSREIRSLEDRIKTLEIELDEERSGVELLNDRITRSRDQVDQLRSDLMQERSARHDLEMDKSAFERQVKELRSRVADMEGQTRPSAGITLLESKIQELEERLRSEEREKATIQAAHRRNERKLKELNATLDQERSQHVEQRDQLSLRVKALKRQVDESELEVERLEGVRRKVLRDLEEQQELQEVLQAKVTAMESELKRKSQHTHRAALGSSTLSSEDEDGFYDTNISSNPA